In Nerophis lumbriciformis linkage group LG01, RoL_Nlum_v2.1, whole genome shotgun sequence, the genomic stretch gaagttagcttaccatgtttacagtatgataattgtgatagaaatgttaattttaggcacagaacatttttttttacaattgaacaaggcagtagattatacaagcttggacagaaagttaataatgacaccaattttttttttaatggaattgtttagtactgttttaccatttgtttactgtaaaaagtgtttatactgtttatactttcaatcaacaaatgtaagtcttgtgaaaggttgacaggataactggcattaactgtcaaaataatctcaaactattgaagttagcttacagaataaacatgtcaatcaacccatatgatttttgctgtaatatttttgttttgaaaagtcactgtgactgatagaaaagtgatggttttagcaacattttaacctgtctgaatgctaataatcattttgcgtcggggggcgaaggaaccccccaccaggactttgtcctggacctaccggggcctgcggcccctggaccctggctactaggtttttctgatttaaaaagtTGGCAGgtttctgagccaaaaaaggttgttttcaacacactgttgaaaataataatcacagtgtttctatgtgaaatgtattgaatattccaattaatatatttgtgtgcagagaagttccatgaatccaggggttgtttattctgtccttgttgaaatggtcatgcagctgtgtggtgactctgaaataagaatgtaacaatcagatcacatgaaaacagccaagacaatataagtcatataggaaaatgcatttttgacgatatgattagcctgagcggctaggggacaccaaaaaatggattagaaaagacagattgaaaataataatgcaactttttcttttcttcagcggaccagatgttggactttggtggaccgtaaccggcccgcgggccgtagtttggggaccacttatctagtcgatagaaaaacgctaaataattgtaatccattatcattagtatttgattagctactgacgtaccacgacgtgactcacatttcgacatgttaccattgtagctcactacaatgccatgtcgccttacatttcgtgtgattcaacaatcatttagaaataaataatgtctaattaccttttcctcctcttgcttcgatgtccatgaactgaaacgttgcacttgatgatgctgcagtgtaaactcgcaaggtaacatttgctccaggctgcttggctgtcgggaggagaaaggcacctgtgtggccgctcaggtgccgcgtcctgcaggggcgacacACGGCGCCAGCCCGAcctttgttgcattgaaagtgttcttatattctccgctgaaaccctcaaattatgaagtggagctcccgcctcggttaagcgacttgtcggcagacattttgtcaacaacttggctttaaaaaaataagaaataaaaaataaaacttgtctgaaaaggggcggggattatttgtgaccggaaccggaatgcaacatcgctcacacacactactaagatgctcttacatacacaactgaaatgctctcacataaacaactgaaatctttttcttttatacacactactgaaacactcttataaacactactgaaatgctcttacatacactactgaaatgctctcacataaacaactgaaatatttttcttttatacacactactgaaacactcttataaacactactgaaatgctcttacatacactactgaaacactcttataaacactactgaaacactcttataaacactactgaaacactcttataaacactactgaaacgctcttataaacactactgaaacactcttacatacactactgaaacactcttataaacactactgaaacactcttacatacactactgaaacactcttataaacactactgaaacactcttataaacactactgaaatgtttttgtctcacgcacacacctggaattatttttcactagtatgtataaacggatttcacctgtgtgtgtgtgtgctttttacacgtccgtgtgagagacaacaatttcagtagtatgtgtgcaaagatttcagttatatgtatgagcgcatcttacctgtgtgtatgcaagcatcttactagtgtgtgtgagcgatgttgcattccggttccggtcaccaataatcccctcCCCTTTTCAGAcagggttattttttttttttaaagccaagttgttgacaaaatgtctgcggacaagtagcttaaccgaggtgggagctccacttcataatttgagggcttcagcggagaatataagaacactttcaatgcaacaagggtcgcccctgcaggacgcggcacctgagcggccacacaggtgcctttctcctcccgacagccaagcagcctggagcaaatgttaccttgcgagtttacactgcagcatcatcaagtgcaacgtttcagttcatggacatcgaagcaagaggaggaaaaggtaattagacattatttatttctaaatgattgttgaatcacacgaaatgtaaggcgacatggcattgtagtgagctacaatggtaacatgtcgaaatgtgagtcacgtcgtggtacgtcagtagctaatcaaatactaatgataatggattacaattatttagcgtttttctatcgactagataagtggtccccaaactacagcccgcgggccggttactgcttgccaaagtccaacatccggttcgctggagaaaaaaaaaatgttgtattattattttcaatctgtcttttctaatccatattttggtgtcccctagccgctcaggctaatcatattgtctaaaaatgcatttccctgtatgacttatatcgtcttagctgttttcatgtgatctgattgttacattcttatttcagagtcaccacgcagctgcatgaccatttcaacaaagacggaataaacaacctctggattcatggaacttctctgcacacaaatatattaattggaatattcaataaatttcacatagaaacattgtgattattattttcaacagtgttgaaaacaaccttttttggctcagaaaggttccttatgtcttattattcatatgctttcaatacttgtcggtgtgtaatttcagacatagatgtaaacattaatgagacaacaatgaacatttttcaacaagtgaacccacttgaaaatgatggcaactatggaatagacattttcacttcaattctgcactttattcagtgaacatgggaattataaggtttgttaaaatgttttcttcacttgtgcagtgtattctgcaaatgaacattttgtttaaacattttgtaaaaaataaataaataaggaacctgttatacggacctgtatgaagttgcccactttattattgcaaatatcaaaataacactgcaatatgtttgtgctgtgaacatttatgtttctaccgttgaggtttttaagttattttaaaatacagcccccattatcacacacactttgtcaaaatctccccaaacgtttgtgatacacaatgtttttgtttgtgattattgtatttaggtttggggctaggtgtaaatattaacacattaacttaaactataattttggacccaaaaaatattcagcacaaacaattgggacaagtGTGGGAAGATTTTGAGGAGGtgggggggctggatgacatcaccagtcagaaaatctattttggaataacaacaaacttaacagcacaaacacttttttttacagcacaaaccaatggcagtgttgttttaatatttgcaatggtAAGGGGTTTGTGCAATAAACTTAAGCCAGGTGTCATACAAGGCATAAGTTCagcttatttgtttacattttagctgTCCAAACAAGTATATGTTAAAAGACAATTTGGCAAGAATATAAAATGTgccgtcaaaataaatgtaaacatccatgcccatccatccatccattttctaccgcttattcccttcggggtcgcggggggcgctagaacctatctcagctacaatcgggcggaaggcggggtacaccctggacaagtctccacctcatcgcagtaaacatccatgcatccatccattttctatcgcttgtcccttttttggggtcgcgtgaggtgctggagcgtatctcagctgcattggggcggaaggaactacaccctggacaagtcaccagctcatcacagggccaaaacagatagacagacaacattcacacactagggccaatttagtgttgccaatcaacctatccccaggtgcatgtctttggaggtgggaggaagccagaatacccggagggaagccacgcagtcacggggagaacatgcaaactccacacagaaaagatcccgagcccgggactgaacccaggactaccgtatttttcggagtataagtcgcactggcgtggcgctgttgggagagtggccgtgccagcaacctgagggttcctggttcaatccccaccttctactaaccttgtcacgtccgttgtgtccttgagcaagacacttcacacttgctcctgatgggtcgtggttagggccttgcatggcagctcccactatcagtgtgtgaatgtgtgtgtgaatgggttaatgtggaaatagtgtcaaagcgctttgagtaccttgaaggtagaaaagcgctatacaagtataacccatttaccatttaccggccgaaaatgcataataaagaaggaaaaaaacatatataagtcgcactggagtataagtcgcattttttggggacatttatttgataaaagccaacagcaagaatagacatttgaaaggcaatttaaaataaataaagaatagtgaacaacaggctgaataagtgtacgttatatgaggcataaataaccaactggtatgttaacgtaacatattatggtaagagtcattcaaataactataacatatagaacatgctatacgtttaccaaacaatctgtcactcctaatcgctaaatcccatgaaattttagaggtctagtctcttacgtgaatgagataaataatattatttgatattttatgctaatgtgttaataatttcacacataagtcgctcctgagtataagtcgcacccccgtccaaactatgaaaaaaactgcgatttataatccgaaaaatacagtacaacatgtgtctgggccggtacgctgtttgtatggtgaaaaagcggacgcgtcgacaggttgtagaggacgctaaaagcagtgccatgacggcacgcccttaatattgttgtccgggtgaaaatcgggagaaattcggtagtatggttgtcccgggagattttcggtaggggcactgaagtgttattttgatatttgcaataataaagtgggcaacttcatacaggtccgtataacaggttccttatttatttattttttacaaaatgtttaaacaaaatgttcatttgcagaatacactgcacaagtgaagaaaacattttaacaaaccttataattcccatgttcactgaataaagtgcagaattgaagtgaaaatgtctattccatagttgccatcattttcaagtgggttcacttgttgaaaaatgttcattgttgtctcattaatgtttacatctatgtctggaataacacaccgacaagtattgaaagcatatgaataataagacataaggaacctttctgagccaaaaaaggttgttttcaacacactgttgaaaataataatcacaatgtttctatgtgaaatttattgaatattccaattaatatatttgtgtgcagagaagttccatgaatccagaggttgtttattccgtctttgttgaaatggtcatgcagctgcgtggtgactctgaaataagaatgtaacaatcagatcacatgaaaacagctaagacgatataagtcatacagggaaatgcatttttagacaatatgattagcctgagcggctaggggacaccaaaatatggattagaaaagacagattgaaaataataatacaacattttttttctccagcgaaccggatgttggactttggcaagcagtaaccggcccgcgggccgtagtttggggaccccttatcaagtcgatagaaaagcgctaaataaatgtaatccattatcattagtatttgatcagctactgacgtaccacgacgtgactcacatttcgacatgttaccattgtagctcactgcaatgccatgtcgccttacatttcgtgtgattctacaatcatttagaaataaataatgtctaatcaccttttcctcctcttgcttcgatgtccatgaactgaaacgttgcacttgatgatgctgcggtgcaaactcgcaaggtaacatttgctccaggctgcttggctgtcgggaggagaaagacacctgtgtggccgctcaggtgccgcgtcctgcaggggcgacccttgttgcattgaaagtgttcttatattctccgctgaagccctcaaattatgaagtggagctcccacctcggttaagcgacttgtcggcagacattttgtcaacaacttggctttaaaaaaaaaaaaaaaaaaaaaaaaacttgtctgaaaaggggaggggattattggtgaccggaaccggaatgcaacatcgctcacacacactactaagatgctcttacacacaatggtaaaatgcttgcatacacactggtaagatgcgctcatacacataactgaaatctttgcacacatactactgaaattgttgtctctcacacgcacgtgtaaaaagcacacacacacacaggtgaaatccgtttatacatactagtgaaaaataattccaggtgtgtgtgcgtgtgtgtgtgtgtgcgtgagacaaaaacatttcagtagtgtttataagagtgtttcagtagtgtatgtaagaatgtttcagtagtgtttataagagtgtttcagtagtgtatgtaagaatgtttcagtagtgtttataagagtgtttcagtagtgtatgtaagaatgtttcagtagtgtttataagagtgtttcagtagtgtatgtaagaatgtttcagtagtgtttataagagtgtttcagtagtgtatgtaagaatgtttcagtagtgtttataagagtgtttcagtagtgtatgtaagaatgtttcagtagtgtttataagagtgtttcagtagtgtatgtaagagtgtttcagtagtgtttataagagtgtttcagtagtgtttataagagtgtttcagtagtgtatgtaagagtgtttcagtagtgtttataagagtgtttcagtagtttatgtaagagtgtttcagtagtgtttataagagtgtttcagtagtgtttataagagtgtttcagtagtgtttataagagtgtttcagtagtgtatgtaagagcatttcagtagtgtttataagagtgtttcagtagtgtatgtaagagtgtttcagtagtgtttataagagtgtttcagtagtgtatgtaagagcatttcagtagtgtttataagagtgtttcagtagtgtttataagagtgtttcagtagtgtgtataaaataaaaagatgtcagttgtttatgtgagagcatttcagttgtgtatgtaagagcatttcagtagtgtttataagagtgtttcagtagtgtgtataaaagaaacatatttcagttgtttatgtgagagcatttcagttgtgtatgtaagagcatttcagtcgtgtttataagagtgtttcagtagtgtttataagagtgtttcagtagtgtgtataaaagaaaaagatttcagttgtttatgtgagagcatttcagtagtgtgtataaaagaaaaagatttcagttgtttgtgtgagagcatttcagtagtgtatgtaagaggtaattctgaataatgtccctaacggcccctcataaaaATGTGCCCGCCATCACTTCCGTTCTGTCTTTTATTGTCGTCTTCtggcttatagttgttgtgttatggctttatgttattgtgttgtggtgtTTGCATTTGTTGCAGCTTTTCTCTGCTACTGAGTCTGTTTATTAAAATGAGAGCAGtagcaggtcaaaccactgctcatttaACCTGAAGAGACTTGGTTGCTTTTAATTTTCAATATCAATTTGTGTTTGCATGAATACTAATttgaaaaacaacagcaaaactagccaaaaatctactgttaaaatattGGTTAATTTACTTTTATTGACCGTTTCTTGAATGTTTAAAATGGGAACAGAAAATGTTTCCTCTCGTTAATTCAAGctcaagtgttggttgcactttattcaaataagatgtgactgcattggccattaattgctgtttacttgcttgtttgcattcatcattcatgtattcatcattcccttacaagaaataacagcagTATAAGAAACTCAGTGTATAATCTAGaacaaacttttaccaactcagaggcgatacaGCAGCAGCTCAGTAGCTAGTTTACCTCTCTGCGAGCAAGGAGCCATttgactaaaagtagttcctcgatgTTAGCTCGTACAATTACAATGCTGCTATTACTTGGTTAATATACAGGTCTCTACAAGTAAATGGAGTAATGTTGGTGATTTTTGAATGTTGTGTTAGAGGGCACAATAGTGGACTCCCATTACCTTGTACTAGCAGTTGTTCACTATATAGCATGCACAGAAAAGAGAATGAtcgtgttaaaaagcaagtatatctccatccTGAGAGAGACTGTAGGGCCCTGGATGAAAATCTGATTTTACGAACATTGTATCTGGATGTTGtacttacttggactgtgatgaaggtgtgaggactcaggtggtttgtcttcatggtcttcagtcttcacagagagaacagtcagtggaaacttggtgagatcagcctcctcttGCCctggaagacactctccctcctgagtaacccagagatcctcctcttcctctttaatgtggggaggctgtggatcctcctgccTCAAAGAGAAGCCCCACCCTGCTGCTGAAGGGGATGTTCTTCTTGACGACCGTTCATCTGTTGGACGTCTGCAAGGCAACACAAACAAACCTTAGCTTAGATGTGCCAAATATTTTTTAGTCTTTCAAATATAATATTTTCCAAGTGGCCTGACAGAAGTTAAGGTGATGTTCTTCTACACATTGAATAATCACAATTTATTGATTACTATGAATTGTGTAATTGATCTTGCTTTCTACATTTATATTAATTATTGATCAAAAGTAACAGctcggccctctttctggggcaaactggGCTtgttgatgagggacggccttcaccctaaccaggaaggcgtcATCATCCTGCCTAGGAACATAGATtattgtttgagtcacacttgactaactacactagagcaagcacggtcacaggcaattacagtgtctgttagtccgggtgaggagtaaGTTAAGCTAGACCAAGCcggcgccaggctggaaaatcccTGGACACATAGCATTTttcctagaataatacacaattcACATCGTGTTTTTTTCtgcagtgactgtgccagaggtggacatgcattctactgaggtggcaaattatgacgcgttcagtgtatcgcagcaccaagcaaacaatctaaagattcccgtcatatcaattcctagatatggtcaaaATTATTCAAATCGCACTACGCAAAATAAAtgtaacattattaatattactactacggATAACTTTAACAAAAATtcttcaaaacagcccactacctataatatggactttttaaacataaaataattgtctcccaaaacgtcattacttaatgaggtcattagagacaacaatcttaacgtcattggtctcagcgaaacctggctcaaaccagactatTTTTTTGCGGtgaacgaggcatctcctcctatcTATACGAAtgtgcatattgcccgtccccttaaaaggggtgggcgggtcgcactaatatacattgaaaacctaaaccttaaccctaacctaagtaataaatataaatcatttgaagtGCTTACTATGAGGGCTGTCGCACCACTGCCTCTCTACCTGTTATTTACCACCCCCCTGGGctctattcggactttatcagtgaattctcagagtttgtcgctcatctagtgacgcacgtcgacaatataattataatgggggactttaatatccatatgaataccccatcagactctcttacaatattatgttagatccactcgacgtccattgcaccggtcgcccagggggcaggggggtccccacatctgcggtcccctccaaggtttctcattgttatcccattgggttgagtttttttcttgccctgatgtgggatctgagccgaggatgtcgctgtggcttgtgcagccctttgagacattcgtgatttagggctatggaagtaaactttgattgattgatgattgacctCCAAAATAGTCTGACCTCACGTCAATGGTGACAAGgactgcagagctgtgattggttgGCTTTACTTTTACACGCAATATCCTTTCCTCTTTCTTCCTTCTGCGAGCAACATTTTTAAACTTAACAGAAAACAAAGAGAAGTGCAGTGTAACAAGTGCCAGCTCGTGTGGCCGTGTGATAGTATGTTGGTTAAACCTCACTCAAACCTTAAGAAATGTGGTGGTGTGAGAATATTTGGGtacctcatgattcgattacaAAAACATTATTGATGCATGTTCAATTGGTGTAAAGTATATTAAAGCACTTTTtcacatttaacatttattttaattaaatctttatttttgtctGACTGAATAAGCATTAATCACTTACAATTGTGCAAATATTGTGTTTGTAATGACAAACATCAGTTGACTTAATTTCCATGGTATGATATCAAGGTAATAGAAgtgtgtgcaaacaacatatcattTATATTCAATGCTAATAAAGTTAGCAGCAACACAAAGTAGACTACTGCAATGTAAGTGTAATACAATGTGACTTATTCCAGACTAAAATGACGAGACGTTCGTTCCTTTCTAGTAacaaatatttaatgatgttaagCGTGACTGTACTATACAGCAAAAAACAGTTAAAGTATTAAATGAGTCAATATAATTCTCATAGAGAACATATAAAATACACTCCTAAAAAACGCTTGCATTTGCTACATAGGCCTGTTAGCGGGCTAACGCTAGCACGTTAGCTTCGAACAAAATATCAGGTAAATAAcagaaataatattaaaaaatatataattgatATTACCTCATTAGCCGCATGTAGAAGAGAGGAGTCAAATATGTTCTTCCAATTGTTACACCAGCAACTCTTAAATGTGACTTTTTGTTCTGTGGCTTGGCGAAGCAAGTGTGCACCATTCACTATTGTCCCAGTGAAACACGCGTTTGGCCAACATTTGTTCCTCGGTTGAGAACACCTCCAAGACGCCACAGGAGGAAGAACAACAAGATGGTGTTTGACGGAAAAGACGTTGATTTGTTTTGTATAGTTTATTGATCTTAATTACAACGTACATGTACACATGTAGGACGTTTAAAGAGTAAACATCGTTAATAATTGTTTGTatccggatacattagtctgaaTGCCGAGCCTGCTGGTTAGCTTAGCTTATTATTGAGTGAAAATGTCTAAATTACAAATGCTGTGAGTGTTGGTgaatcagcgactaactgctTAATATTTGTGATGTTAGAAGAAAaaacgatagcagagtacgaggaggaactttgtccaacaaaagaggagaaggagagacaacatcaactactggacgctgttttcaagaaacatcaagttgtgttacacagaacaggtttgtttacttcttactctcatatGTTTActaacattatatttatttattgctaCCATTCTTAAATATGTTGTATGTAAGAATGTGGGTGTTCTTGTGAAGATGATGCACATACGTCTCGTACTTGCAACCACGTGGTTGACGGCGTTCTATCGAATTTAGCTACCCGTAAACATAAGTTACTTATCCTAGTCCATTagtaaaataaattgttttacttATATTATAGTCTTCTCACTTTATCCAGACAGTCATTAGGACAAAATACTCCGGGAGGACTTTGCCCTTTAAAAGGGAAAGTCCAAACATATTCACTGAGGCAGGACAGCACCAAGATGAACTAATCACAAAATGTATTATCAATATATCGTGTTCTTGTTACATGATAtcgttttgttctattttataatttaaaggggaactgcacttttttaatcaTTCACAGCccttatgtaaaacaagaacacatatgtttttctttatttcatgcattctaaatcataaataagcactagcaaaagtcagccaacaGTTGAGTCAATGGCAGTCCCTTTTTCCCGCCTATAGAGTGCTCTAAATAACATCCTAAAACCTCCATCATCATTttgtatacacgctgtaagtatatatgtaatgtagcaacatttataataacatgtaatatgtatgtaccgtatttttcggactataagtcaacgtttttttcatagtttggccgtgggtgcgacgtatactccggagcgacttatgtgtgaaaatattaacatattaccgtaaaatatcaaataatattatttatctaattcgcgtgagcgacgaagcaaatggcagcaatcgtcactcacacgtcaaccaataagaattcggcgggggcgggtcatggcagaagtgcactgtgggttttggaatgctaactgctatatgctatacgctactaccgtagctattaaaatggatcacataaacattggcggtaacttataaaaactgacaaggactgaactaaaatggcaccgaaaaggaaatcatatactgcagattacaagctggacgtagtgaaatatgcagcagaaaacggcgatcgagcagcagaaagaaagggagcggcgcataccaggagcgacaccggggtggaagatttcatcggatttagcgatcgggagtgacagattgtttggtaaacgtatagcatgttctatatgttatagttatttgaatgactcttgccatgatgtgttggttaacataccaggcacgttctcagttggttatttgtgcgtcatatggaGTAcacgtattcagcctgttgttcactattatttatttattttaaattgcctttcaaatgtctattcttggtgttggattttatcaaataaatttcccccaaaaatgcgacttatactccagtgcgacatatatatgtttttttttcttctttattgtgcattttcggccggtgcgacttatactccagagcgtcttatagtccgaaaaatacggtaatcatacaTAGTATATTAATTTCATAGTGTGCCTTTTCTTCAAAATTATCTACACTaccaatcatggcagacttcatga encodes the following:
- the LOC133570396 gene encoding uncharacterized protein isoform X2; the protein is MVHTCFAKPQNKKSHLRVAGVTIGRTYLTPLFYMRLMRRPTDERSSRRTSPSAAGWGFSLRQEDPQPPHIKEEEEDLWVTQEGECLPGQEEADLTKFPLTVLSVKTEDHEDKPPESSHLHHSPKSPRSCMTISTKTE